The following are encoded together in the Myxococcus virescens genome:
- a CDS encoding peptidase M23: MKTMKLTMAGLVLAAAGWATSVTAATAVGPICDTAARVGSTTYYSCSGSSHNALDMSNGTCSVWNHRGMINVSRYYAYYGGCANNCSGGTSCNGGAGNYYVVTGGSGWDFRQLHLNSNVSSGSKTCDRCALGLVGSTGNSTGAHVHADNRQYGTRKTAWYANVGTTCGSSAYCSNRVGTPTL, encoded by the coding sequence ATGAAGACGATGAAGCTGACCATGGCGGGCCTGGTGCTCGCCGCCGCGGGCTGGGCCACCTCTGTCACGGCCGCGACGGCCGTGGGTCCCATCTGTGACACCGCCGCGCGCGTGGGTTCCACGACGTACTACTCGTGCTCGGGCAGCAGCCACAACGCGCTCGACATGAGCAACGGCACCTGCAGCGTGTGGAACCACCGCGGGATGATCAACGTCAGCCGCTACTACGCCTACTACGGCGGCTGTGCGAACAACTGCAGCGGCGGCACGAGCTGCAATGGCGGCGCGGGCAACTACTACGTCGTCACGGGTGGCAGCGGCTGGGACTTCCGCCAGCTCCACCTGAACTCCAACGTGTCGTCGGGCTCCAAGACGTGCGACCGCTGTGCGCTGGGCCTCGTGGGCTCCACGGGTAACTCCACGGGCGCGCACGTCCACGCGGACAACCGTCAGTACGGCACGCGCAAGACGGCCTGGTACGCCAACGTCGGCACCACCTGCGGCTCCAGCGCGTACTGCAGCAACCGCGTCGGTACGCCCACGCTGTAG
- a CDS encoding HEAT repeat domain-containing protein: MSPLSMKRMGRAALLVALSSLTPVTARAEATLRPTQCTVQGMLDDVRVAMKNGSPALKRYVKMRLKEAALAMPAESLLAALQGERDPEVLEALGAALATKASNAENPGLIQPLLARATGDSDPALRAAAVRGLRGVPSVEFMEKNGGVVTYEQLVRDASPEVRAAVADNIVSESADVYSGHDRRVSEAAVSVASASEDPAVAAKLLREVSMEAVGHEAVEQVTRQLRSENPELRAAAATALGGVPGGESAGARGSLVDLFREDKDPAVRKAALQGIARLGQAHAVPVLESLRGVDRAMDAEIDAWVSVLKLNLQEWELVLREKQRRRR, translated from the coding sequence ATGTCCCCCCTGTCGATGAAGCGAATGGGGCGCGCGGCGCTCCTGGTGGCCCTTTCGTCCCTGACGCCCGTGACGGCGCGCGCCGAGGCGACGCTCCGCCCCACGCAATGCACGGTGCAGGGCATGCTGGACGACGTGCGCGTGGCGATGAAGAACGGCTCCCCCGCGCTGAAGCGCTACGTGAAGATGCGGCTGAAGGAAGCCGCGCTCGCCATGCCCGCGGAGTCACTGCTGGCGGCGCTGCAGGGTGAGCGGGACCCGGAGGTCCTGGAGGCCCTGGGCGCGGCGCTGGCCACCAAGGCGAGCAACGCGGAGAACCCCGGCCTCATCCAGCCGCTGCTCGCCCGGGCCACTGGGGATTCGGACCCGGCGCTGCGCGCGGCGGCGGTGCGGGGCCTGCGCGGCGTGCCCTCCGTCGAGTTCATGGAGAAGAACGGCGGCGTAGTGACGTACGAGCAACTGGTGCGCGACGCCTCCCCCGAGGTGCGCGCGGCGGTGGCGGACAACATCGTCTCCGAGAGCGCGGACGTCTACAGCGGCCATGACCGCCGGGTGTCGGAGGCGGCGGTGTCGGTGGCATCGGCATCGGAAGACCCGGCGGTGGCGGCGAAGCTGCTGCGCGAGGTCTCCATGGAGGCCGTGGGCCACGAGGCGGTGGAGCAGGTGACGCGACAGCTGCGTTCGGAGAACCCGGAGCTGCGCGCGGCGGCGGCCACGGCGCTGGGCGGCGTGCCCGGCGGCGAGTCCGCGGGCGCGCGAGGCTCGCTGGTGGACCTGTTCCGAGAAGACAAGGACCCGGCGGTGCGCAAGGCGGCGCTCCAGGGGATTGCCCGGCTGGGGCAGGCCCACGCGGTGCCCGTGCTGGAGTCCTTGCGCGGCGTGGACCGCGCCATGGATGCGGAAATCGACGCCTGGGTGTCCGTCCTGAAGCTCAACCTCCAGGAGTGGGAGCTGGTGCTGCGCGAGAAGCAGCGCCGCCGGAGGTGA
- a CDS encoding phosphomannomutase/phosphoglucomutase, with amino-acid sequence MNAHIFREYDIRGLVDKDLTTEVVELLGKGLGTIIRRQGGRSIAVGRDCRESSTRFRDALCAGLTSTGLNVFDVGVVPTPLTYFAANTLPVDGLAMITGSHNPPEYNGFKIGAGKTTFHSHEIQALRKLIEARDFEVSPKPGTVTPYDIITPYNHFVRQTVKVGRKGMRIVIDAGNGTGGAIAVPLFESMGFDVVPLFCEMDATFPNHHPDPTVVENLEDLIAAVKREKAEVGIAYDGDSDRIGVIDDQGNILWGDQLMVLFSRYVLKESPGAAIVGEVKCSYTLYDDIAKRGGKPIMWKAGHSLIKSKMKETQAELAGEMSGHIFFKNRYFGFDDAIYSTARLLEILTHEKATMSELLSDVPKTYASPELRFDTKEEKKFEMVKRATETLRDAGHDIIDVDGVRVTFPDGWGLIRASNTQPILVLRFEANTPERLKEIQALIEGTVEKVKVEVGG; translated from the coding sequence ATGAACGCGCACATCTTCCGCGAATACGATATCCGAGGCCTGGTCGATAAGGACCTCACCACCGAGGTGGTGGAGCTGCTGGGCAAGGGCCTGGGCACCATCATCCGTCGCCAGGGCGGGCGCTCCATCGCCGTGGGCCGCGACTGCCGCGAGTCCTCCACCCGCTTCCGGGACGCGCTCTGCGCGGGCCTCACCTCCACGGGCCTCAACGTGTTCGACGTGGGCGTGGTCCCCACGCCGCTGACGTACTTCGCCGCCAACACCCTGCCGGTGGACGGCCTGGCGATGATTACCGGCAGCCACAACCCACCCGAGTACAACGGCTTCAAGATTGGCGCGGGGAAGACGACCTTCCACAGCCATGAGATTCAAGCCCTGCGCAAGCTCATCGAGGCGCGGGACTTCGAGGTGTCTCCCAAGCCGGGCACGGTGACGCCGTACGACATCATCACGCCCTACAACCACTTCGTCCGCCAGACGGTGAAGGTGGGCCGCAAGGGGATGCGCATCGTCATCGACGCCGGCAACGGCACGGGCGGCGCCATCGCGGTGCCGTTGTTCGAGAGCATGGGCTTCGACGTGGTGCCCCTGTTCTGTGAGATGGACGCGACGTTCCCCAACCATCACCCGGACCCGACGGTGGTGGAGAACCTGGAGGACCTCATCGCGGCGGTGAAGCGCGAGAAGGCCGAGGTGGGCATCGCCTACGACGGCGACAGTGACCGCATCGGCGTCATCGACGACCAGGGCAACATCCTCTGGGGCGACCAGCTGATGGTGCTCTTCAGCCGCTACGTGCTGAAGGAGAGCCCGGGCGCGGCCATCGTCGGCGAGGTGAAGTGCAGCTACACGCTGTACGACGACATCGCGAAGCGCGGCGGCAAGCCCATCATGTGGAAGGCCGGGCACTCGCTCATCAAGTCGAAGATGAAGGAGACGCAGGCGGAGCTGGCAGGAGAGATGAGCGGCCACATCTTCTTCAAGAACCGCTACTTCGGCTTCGACGACGCCATCTACTCCACCGCGCGCCTGCTGGAGATTCTCACGCACGAGAAGGCGACCATGTCGGAGCTCCTGTCCGACGTGCCGAAGACCTACGCCAGCCCGGAGCTGCGCTTCGACACGAAGGAAGAGAAGAAGTTCGAGATGGTGAAGCGCGCCACGGAGACGCTGCGCGACGCGGGCCACGACATCATCGACGTGGACGGCGTGCGCGTGACGTTCCCCGACGGCTGGGGCCTCATCCGTGCCTCCAACACGCAGCCCATCCTGGTGCTGCGCTTCGAGGCCAACACGCCCGAGCGCCTCAAGGAAATCCAGGCCCTCATCGAGGGCACCGTGGAGAAGGTCAAGGTCGAGGTCGGGGGCTGA
- the tpx gene encoding thiol peroxidase, with translation MAEHKGIVTFKGQPVTLVGDEVKVGDAAPDFTVFKGLNDAVRLSDVKGSVVVLSVAPSVDTRVCAAQLRAFNKEATALGPDVKVWFVTLDLPFALGRFIGAEGIQNVTTLSDYKDREFGEKYGVYMKELGLLARSTFVVDRKGKVVFREIVPEMTHEPDYDGAMKAVRAAL, from the coding sequence ATGGCCGAGCACAAGGGCATCGTCACGTTCAAGGGGCAGCCGGTGACGCTGGTGGGGGACGAGGTGAAGGTGGGCGACGCCGCTCCGGACTTCACCGTCTTCAAGGGACTCAACGACGCCGTGCGGCTGTCGGACGTGAAGGGCAGCGTGGTGGTGTTGAGCGTGGCGCCCAGCGTGGACACGCGGGTGTGTGCGGCGCAGCTTCGCGCGTTCAACAAGGAAGCCACGGCGCTGGGGCCGGACGTGAAGGTGTGGTTCGTCACGCTGGACTTGCCCTTCGCGCTGGGGCGCTTCATCGGCGCTGAGGGCATCCAGAACGTCACCACGCTGTCGGACTACAAGGACCGCGAGTTCGGTGAGAAGTACGGCGTGTACATGAAGGAGTTGGGGCTGCTCGCGCGCAGCACCTTCGTGGTGGACCGTAAGGGCAAGGTCGTGTTCCGGGAGATTGTCCCGGAGATGACGCACGAGCCGGACTACGACGGCGCGATGAAGGCGGTCCGCGCGGCGCTGTGA
- a CDS encoding ROK family protein: MPTLGIDLGGTFARAAVVDEVGKLIASSKVALVERSPSGVVETIAQAASDAVMVAGVPLGACGVAAAGQIHKDSGVLSVAPNLGWRNVPLGALLTHRLGQPVRVVNDLAAAAWGEFHAGAGRGSQDMLVVFVGSGVGSAIIAGGRLVDGGGGVAGELGHIKVVPGGRRCGCGELGCLEAYAGGHNLIAQTRELLASGGAPEVARLTGGDPARITPVTLEQAAEAGDVAAGEVYERAARFLALAVANQVTMLNPARLVLGGGVLRHCPGLRRRVEEGVRAWSSTTSREGLLIADAELGDDSGLIGAALLVK, translated from the coding sequence ATGCCAACGCTCGGAATCGACCTGGGGGGGACCTTCGCCCGCGCCGCCGTGGTGGACGAGGTTGGCAAGCTGATTGCCTCCTCGAAGGTGGCCCTGGTGGAGCGCAGTCCTTCAGGGGTCGTGGAGACCATTGCCCAGGCGGCCTCGGACGCGGTGATGGTCGCCGGTGTGCCGCTGGGCGCGTGTGGTGTGGCGGCCGCCGGGCAGATTCACAAGGACTCGGGCGTGTTGTCGGTGGCTCCCAACCTGGGCTGGCGCAACGTGCCGCTGGGCGCGCTGCTCACGCACCGGTTGGGCCAGCCGGTGCGCGTGGTGAATGACCTGGCCGCGGCGGCGTGGGGCGAATTCCACGCCGGCGCGGGTCGGGGCTCCCAGGACATGCTGGTGGTGTTCGTGGGCTCGGGGGTGGGGAGCGCCATCATCGCGGGTGGTCGGCTCGTGGACGGCGGTGGCGGTGTGGCGGGCGAGCTGGGCCACATCAAGGTGGTTCCTGGCGGGCGCCGCTGCGGCTGTGGCGAGCTGGGGTGCCTGGAGGCCTACGCTGGTGGCCACAACCTCATCGCGCAGACGCGGGAGTTGCTCGCCAGCGGTGGTGCGCCGGAGGTGGCGCGGCTGACGGGTGGAGACCCGGCGCGCATCACCCCGGTGACGTTGGAGCAGGCGGCGGAGGCGGGCGACGTGGCGGCCGGCGAAGTCTACGAGCGGGCAGCGCGGTTCCTGGCCCTGGCCGTGGCCAACCAGGTGACGATGCTCAACCCGGCGCGGCTGGTGCTGGGGGGCGGCGTGCTGAGACACTGCCCGGGCTTGCGGCGCCGTGTGGAGGAGGGCGTGCGCGCCTGGTCCTCCACCACGTCGCGCGAGGGCCTGCTCATCGCGGACGCGGAGCTGGGAGATGACAGCGGTCTGATTGGCGCGGCGTTGCTGGTGAAGTAG
- a CDS encoding DUF7594 domain-containing protein — translation MKQWRKGLGLLPVLGMAVGCGGVVAEEPGEQQAQGTAVKVQALPPGCEDLGIEYNSVARHAGDTYVVQGAPDTPHNTSTVLISDGNPRQETYLRFRVDAAASTTVIQAELRLHALDGSSNGPAVYATRADWDPYSLTWNNRPALVGAPLANVGPIASGTFVTYDVTAHVTGNGLYSFALVPDVGDGTDFASTRHPTYGLGPELRLRLRETEPRCQHRGTGGAVTQVLRGDTLPRDLAMDGSGGFATLATYSTDTGSGMRLTRHDANGSVVWMQNYPENNGGWRTLGGLVMTPLGNLLVHGSFTGPLDFGTGPLPGTGPGNHGLFIAKFSPTGQFVWGKAFRAFTHEQGMTTPAPIWARGIATDANGSLIVTGDFQGRTDLGGGPLDAGPSSHTTVGRRGMFLAKFSWEGTHLWSHAFAAGNDWDTLGLAVATDSQGHILVGGTTSGVNDLGSSTWMTPFIARFLPTGERHWVRRLDGARGNITGVAAMPDGAVAFRGYVRGTFTFAGTSLSNPTEDPDMVLGVLESSSTDRWGCLYGGVHGEYGGDLVVDAQGNLVTSGVFSYETDLGGGTLNPDQAGEESAFVASYGPDGSHRWSRAVGDGLAPTLLGLTPSREVFFGGLLEESEVIRVDQTEYSSEGGFTLLLRLSP, via the coding sequence GTGAAGCAGTGGAGAAAGGGATTGGGCCTGTTGCCCGTCCTCGGGATGGCGGTGGGGTGTGGCGGCGTGGTGGCGGAGGAGCCCGGGGAGCAGCAGGCCCAGGGCACGGCGGTGAAGGTGCAGGCGCTTCCGCCCGGCTGCGAGGACCTGGGCATCGAGTACAACAGCGTGGCGCGCCACGCGGGTGACACGTACGTCGTGCAGGGCGCGCCAGACACGCCGCACAACACGTCCACGGTGCTCATCTCCGACGGCAACCCCCGGCAGGAGACCTACCTGCGCTTCCGGGTCGACGCCGCTGCGTCCACCACCGTCATCCAGGCGGAGCTGAGGCTCCATGCCCTGGATGGCTCGAGCAACGGCCCCGCCGTGTATGCCACCCGCGCGGATTGGGACCCCTACTCCCTCACGTGGAACAACCGCCCCGCCCTCGTCGGCGCGCCGCTGGCGAACGTGGGCCCCATCGCCTCCGGGACCTTCGTGACGTACGACGTCACGGCCCACGTGACGGGCAATGGCCTGTACAGCTTCGCCCTCGTGCCCGACGTGGGAGACGGCACGGACTTCGCCTCGACCCGGCACCCCACGTATGGCCTTGGCCCTGAGCTGCGGCTGCGACTGCGGGAGACGGAGCCCCGGTGCCAGCACCGGGGCACGGGCGGCGCCGTCACCCAGGTCCTCCGCGGTGACACGCTCCCTCGCGACCTGGCCATGGATGGCAGCGGCGGCTTCGCTACCCTGGCCACGTACTCGACGGACACCGGGTCCGGGATGCGGCTGACCCGGCACGACGCGAACGGCTCCGTGGTGTGGATGCAGAACTACCCCGAGAACAACGGGGGCTGGCGGACGCTCGGAGGGCTCGTGATGACGCCCCTAGGCAATCTGCTCGTACACGGGAGCTTCACGGGCCCGCTGGACTTCGGCACGGGCCCCCTCCCCGGAACGGGTCCTGGCAACCATGGCCTGTTCATCGCGAAGTTCAGCCCCACCGGGCAGTTCGTCTGGGGCAAGGCCTTCCGCGCCTTCACCCACGAGCAGGGCATGACCACGCCGGCCCCAATCTGGGCGCGCGGCATCGCCACCGACGCCAACGGCAGCCTCATTGTCACCGGTGACTTCCAGGGCCGCACGGACCTGGGAGGCGGCCCCCTGGACGCGGGGCCTTCCAGTCACACGACCGTCGGCCGCCGGGGAATGTTCCTCGCGAAGTTCTCATGGGAGGGAACGCACCTGTGGTCCCATGCCTTCGCCGCGGGCAACGATTGGGACACGCTGGGGCTGGCCGTGGCGACCGACAGCCAGGGACACATCCTGGTCGGCGGAACCACGAGCGGCGTCAATGACCTGGGCTCCTCCACGTGGATGACGCCCTTCATCGCGCGCTTCCTCCCCACCGGCGAACGCCACTGGGTGCGCCGCCTCGACGGGGCACGGGGCAACATCACGGGGGTGGCGGCGATGCCGGATGGCGCCGTGGCGTTCAGAGGCTATGTCCGTGGCACCTTCACCTTCGCGGGCACGTCGCTGTCGAACCCCACCGAAGACCCGGACATGGTGCTGGGCGTGTTGGAGTCTTCTTCAACGGACCGCTGGGGATGCCTGTACGGCGGCGTCCATGGTGAGTACGGAGGAGACCTCGTCGTGGACGCGCAGGGCAACCTGGTGACGTCGGGCGTGTTCAGCTACGAGACGGACCTGGGCGGCGGCACCTTGAATCCCGACCAGGCCGGCGAGGAGAGCGCCTTCGTGGCCAGCTACGGGCCCGACGGCAGCCACCGCTGGTCCCGCGCCGTGGGAGACGGACTGGCGCCGACGCTGCTGGGCCTGACGCCTTCGCGAGAGGTGTTCTTCGGTGGCCTCCTCGAGGAGTCGGAGGTCATCCGCGTGGACCAGACGGAGTACTCCTCCGAAGGAGGCTTCACCCTCCTCCTGAGGCTGTCGCCCTGA
- a CDS encoding HEAT repeat domain-containing protein, producing the protein MPGCWDGLHAFDAAVSMDSFRKALTTAIGNGDRYLAAYLQERLTELVGNDATRALQVLEWAKGASGPELGIYMDALKAAPAVHAPQVAQSLLKLGEDPGAPLQTRSAALDALETQRKLAPGDIQRLKKLALDETLDSTAWVATRTLGRVMKEDYERTGTFEPYWKELLDIGGTSDDMAVRLLALEMPSYSNPVIGAESFDSLKRILSSDRERDVREMAAFRLGVTSEPEKAMEILRAAFLAEHDLCVRWAIFRFAVRAGGDKALPMLEQFAAKDPRFTQDYLEFQALYASGTVDFARIWLGKREHHNCLVEEGAPH; encoded by the coding sequence ATGCCTGGGTGCTGGGACGGCCTGCATGCCTTCGACGCCGCGGTGTCCATGGACTCGTTCCGGAAGGCGCTGACGACGGCCATCGGAAACGGAGACCGGTACCTGGCGGCCTACCTCCAGGAGCGGCTGACGGAGCTGGTGGGCAACGACGCGACGCGCGCGCTCCAGGTGTTGGAGTGGGCCAAGGGCGCCAGCGGACCAGAGTTGGGCATCTACATGGACGCGCTGAAGGCCGCGCCCGCGGTGCATGCGCCGCAGGTGGCGCAGAGCCTGCTGAAGCTGGGCGAGGACCCAGGTGCGCCCTTGCAGACGCGCTCCGCCGCGCTGGACGCCCTGGAGACGCAACGGAAGCTGGCGCCGGGAGACATCCAGCGACTCAAGAAGCTGGCGCTGGACGAGACGCTGGACTCCACCGCCTGGGTGGCCACGCGCACGCTGGGCCGGGTGATGAAGGAGGACTACGAGCGCACCGGGACCTTCGAGCCCTATTGGAAGGAGCTCCTGGACATCGGCGGCACGTCCGACGACATGGCCGTGCGGCTGCTCGCGCTGGAGATGCCGTCGTATTCGAACCCCGTCATCGGCGCGGAGTCCTTCGACTCGCTCAAGCGCATCCTCTCCAGCGACCGCGAGCGGGACGTGCGGGAGATGGCGGCCTTCCGGCTGGGCGTCACCAGCGAGCCGGAGAAGGCGATGGAGATCCTCCGCGCCGCCTTCCTGGCCGAGCATGACCTCTGCGTGCGCTGGGCCATCTTCCGCTTCGCCGTGCGCGCGGGCGGCGACAAGGCGCTGCCGATGCTGGAGCAGTTCGCCGCGAAGGACCCGCGCTTCACGCAGGACTACCTGGAGTTCCAAGCCCTCTACGCGTCGGGCACGGTGGACTTCGCCCGCATCTGGCTGGGCAAGCGCGAGCACCACAACTGTCTGGTCGAAGAAGGAGCGCCGCACTGA
- a CDS encoding NADPH-dependent FMN reductase, with protein sequence MTTPRILAISGSLRTGSFNRQLLAIAVAHARSLGAEVDVVDLKTLELPLYDGDVEAKALPAPVEELRERLGKAQGLLIASPEYNSSIPGGLKNAIDWVSRPPGRLFQEKWVAMMGATPGVFGTARMQPHLRQVMASVGAHVLPTQVHMARVSDAFTPDGKLKDEARQKEVEALAAALVSKLKP encoded by the coding sequence ATGACGACGCCGCGCATCCTCGCCATCAGTGGCAGCCTCCGGACGGGGAGCTTCAACCGCCAGCTCCTGGCCATCGCCGTTGCCCACGCCCGCTCGCTGGGCGCGGAGGTGGACGTGGTGGACCTCAAGACGCTGGAGCTGCCCCTCTACGACGGCGACGTGGAGGCCAAGGCCCTGCCCGCTCCCGTGGAGGAGCTGCGCGAGCGGCTGGGCAAGGCCCAGGGTCTGCTCATCGCCAGCCCGGAGTACAACTCTTCCATTCCGGGAGGCCTGAAGAACGCCATCGACTGGGTGTCCCGCCCGCCCGGCAGGCTCTTCCAGGAGAAGTGGGTGGCGATGATGGGCGCCACGCCCGGCGTCTTCGGCACCGCGCGCATGCAGCCGCACCTGCGGCAGGTGATGGCCTCCGTGGGGGCGCACGTGCTGCCCACGCAGGTGCACATGGCCCGCGTGTCGGATGCCTTCACCCCCGACGGGAAGCTCAAGGACGAGGCGCGCCAGAAGGAAGTGGAAGCGCTGGCGGCCGCGTTGGTTTCCAAGCTGAAGCCCTGA
- a CDS encoding VOC family protein has translation MPSASPGVRGIDHVGVTVPDLQAATAFFIEALGAEVLYDSLAKGQPPQEGPDLQRRLRFLPGSSIRAMRLLRLGNGPSLELFEYAAPEQRPPARPNDLGIQHLAVYVDDMDTALARFQAAGGEVFSSPHELPALEKGPGNAFCYARAPWGTIIEFITYPSPQPYEQQTALRRWKPPERG, from the coding sequence ATGCCATCGGCTTCTCCCGGAGTACGCGGCATCGACCATGTCGGCGTGACGGTGCCGGACCTCCAAGCGGCAACGGCCTTCTTCATCGAGGCCCTTGGCGCCGAAGTCCTCTACGACAGCCTGGCGAAAGGCCAGCCGCCCCAGGAAGGCCCGGACCTGCAACGACGCCTGCGCTTCCTCCCCGGCTCCAGCATCCGCGCGATGCGGCTGCTCCGCTTGGGCAACGGCCCCAGCCTCGAGCTGTTCGAATACGCAGCCCCCGAGCAGCGCCCACCCGCCCGCCCCAACGACCTGGGCATCCAGCACCTGGCCGTCTACGTGGACGACATGGACACAGCGCTCGCGCGCTTCCAGGCGGCGGGAGGCGAGGTCTTCTCGAGCCCCCACGAACTGCCAGCACTGGAGAAAGGCCCGGGCAACGCCTTCTGCTACGCCCGGGCCCCCTGGGGCACCATCATCGAGTTCATCACCTACCCGTCGCCCCAGCCCTACGAGCAGCAGACCGCGCTGCGGCGCTGGAAACCGCCGGAGCGCGGCTGA
- a CDS encoding Gfo/Idh/MocA family protein has protein sequence MSTARTVRMGVIGAGFARTTQIPALRALPGVEVVSLASARREKVEAAGRQLGVPHVTTDWREVVSRPDVTCVCISTPPALHRDITLAALEAGKAVLCEKPTALDARDAEAMWHAARERRVLALLDHELRFLPARQRMRALLRSGELGAVRGARVFYRNDNRASPERPWDWWSDASQGGGLLGAIGSHAVDTLRFMLGAEPDEVLGELATHTPERPDALTGQSRSVTSDDEARLLLRFGATTAAIEMSMVSPGKPVHGVEVSCARGGLRVEGRELWRSTVGTRSWERVALPEEPPLPPGLPDNEWARGFLLLARAFTQALREGRASVEDAATLEDGWRNQRVLDAARRSHVERRWIRLSSRT, from the coding sequence ATGTCCACGGCTCGCACGGTTCGAATGGGTGTCATTGGCGCGGGCTTCGCGCGCACCACGCAAATCCCCGCGCTGCGCGCCTTGCCGGGCGTGGAGGTGGTGAGCCTGGCCAGTGCGCGGCGCGAGAAGGTGGAGGCGGCGGGCCGGCAGTTGGGCGTGCCGCATGTGACGACGGACTGGCGTGAGGTGGTGTCCCGGCCGGATGTGACGTGCGTGTGCATCTCCACGCCGCCCGCGCTGCACCGGGACATCACCCTGGCCGCGCTGGAGGCGGGCAAGGCGGTGCTGTGTGAGAAGCCCACCGCGTTGGATGCGAGGGATGCGGAGGCCATGTGGCACGCGGCGCGTGAGCGGCGTGTCCTGGCGCTGCTGGACCATGAGCTGCGCTTCCTGCCCGCGCGGCAGCGGATGCGAGCCCTGCTGCGTTCTGGCGAGCTGGGCGCGGTGCGCGGCGCGCGTGTCTTCTATCGCAACGACAACCGCGCCTCGCCGGAGCGGCCGTGGGACTGGTGGTCGGACGCGTCGCAAGGAGGCGGGCTCCTGGGCGCCATCGGCTCACACGCGGTGGACACGCTGCGCTTCATGCTGGGCGCCGAGCCCGACGAGGTGCTGGGCGAGCTGGCCACGCACACGCCCGAGCGGCCCGATGCGCTCACGGGACAGTCGCGCTCGGTGACGAGCGACGACGAGGCGCGGCTGCTGCTCCGCTTTGGTGCGACGACGGCCGCCATCGAGATGTCGATGGTGTCCCCCGGCAAGCCCGTGCACGGCGTCGAGGTGTCCTGCGCGCGCGGGGGCCTGCGCGTGGAGGGCCGCGAGCTGTGGCGCTCCACGGTGGGGACACGTTCCTGGGAGCGGGTGGCGCTTCCCGAGGAACCGCCGCTTCCCCCCGGCCTGCCGGACAACGAGTGGGCGCGCGGCTTCCTGCTGCTGGCCCGAGCATTCACCCAGGCCCTGCGCGAAGGCCGCGCCTCGGTGGAGGACGCGGCCACGCTGGAGGACGGCTGGCGCAACCAGCGGGTGTTGGATGCGGCTCGGCGCTCACATGTGGAGCGCCGGTGGATTCGCCTGTCCTCCAGGACGTAA